In Candidatus Woesebacteria bacterium, one DNA window encodes the following:
- a CDS encoding Phage shock protein C, PspC, translating into MEKKKESILLRSKENRIIAGVCGGLGEFFKIDPTVIRIIFILITLFGGSGGLLYLILWLIIPSENKGKEPKDLIRDNAKEIKDETKELIKKSKNYSKKEEGRLIIGMTLMILGLMFLLENFNIFRIQYLFRLWPLILIVIALGILFKKND; encoded by the coding sequence ATGGAAAAGAAAAAGGAAAGCATACTTTTAAGATCAAAAGAAAATCGGATCATCGCTGGCGTTTGCGGCGGGTTGGGAGAGTTTTTCAAAATCGATCCAACTGTAATCAGAATTATTTTCATTCTTATTACTCTTTTTGGTGGCTCGGGTGGTCTCCTTTATCTTATTCTCTGGCTTATTATCCCCTCTGAAAATAAAGGCAAAGAACCAAAAGATTTAATTAGAGATAACGCCAAAGAGATAAAAGATGAGACAAAGGAACTAATCAAAAAGAGTAAAAATTACTCCAAGAAAGAAGAAGGAAGACTGATTATCGGCATGACCTTAATGATTTTGGGCCTTATGTTTTTGCTTGAAAACTTCAACATCTTCCGTATTCAATATCTTTTTAGACTCTGGCCTTTAATTCTTATTGTCATTGCTCTTGGTATTCTTTTTAAGAAAAATGACTGA
- a CDS encoding Spermidine synthase-like protein, with the protein MVIFEKTLASVESPYNGRLKVVKSLAWGTYIQAEGLTQSGGVVESIWKKVLEKLKKRNLDIKNCLILGLGGGTVAKLVNSTWTQAKVYGVDIDHFMVSLGEKYLGLDRKKVKIKVADALDFVLNELKRRKKYDLIVVDLYCGSKFPEKFSSDKFLKLVSKIISKGGVVLFNRLYTSDLKTRKSALFLGRKLENFFSEVEYFYPQANLVFICSKPSIHL; encoded by the coding sequence GTGGTAATTTTTGAGAAAACTTTGGCTTCAGTTGAATCTCCTTATAATGGTCGATTGAAGGTTGTTAAATCTTTGGCCTGGGGGACTTATATTCAAGCAGAAGGATTAACCCAATCAGGTGGAGTTGTTGAATCTATCTGGAAAAAAGTTTTGGAGAAGCTCAAAAAGAGAAATCTTGATATTAAGAATTGTTTGATTTTGGGTTTGGGTGGGGGAACAGTAGCAAAATTAGTAAATTCAACTTGGACTCAGGCAAAAGTTTATGGTGTTGATATTGATCATTTTATGGTTAGTCTGGGGGAGAAATATTTAGGTCTTGATAGAAAAAAAGTAAAAATAAAAGTTGCCGATGCTTTGGATTTTGTTTTAAATGAGTTAAAAAGGCGCAAAAAGTATGACCTTATTGTCGTTGATCTTTATTGCGGTTCTAAATTTCCAGAAAAATTTTCCTCTGATAAATTTTTGAAGTTGGTGTCAAAGATTATCTCAAAAGGAGGTGTTGTTCTTTTTAACAGGCTTTATACTTCGGATTTAAAGACTCGTAAATCTGCTCTTTTTTTAGGCCGTAAACTTGAGAATTTTTTTAGTGAAGTTGAATACTTTTATCCTCAGGCTAATTTAGTTTTTATTTGTAGTAAACCGAGCATTCACCTGTAA
- a CDS encoding ATPase, AAA family — protein sequence MNKPLAEILRPKSLDEFIGQEHLVGKNGIVSLLLKNQKTNFPSLIFWGPPGVGKTTLARIIARSLNRNYFEFSAVSSSIKEVEKIVNSEENPPVIVIDEIHRFNKSQQAKFLPWVESGKIVLIGATTENPSFEVISPLLSRTKILVFKQLEKEELEKIAQKGINYFKAKIKNDALDFLIESSNGDARILLNTIEVAASLLKKGKMIDTTTIEQALQKKQLMFDKKGEEFYNLISAYIKSMRASDVDAALYYLARMVEAGQDPLYIARRMVVFASEDVASPTALVVANSVFQACQEIGYPECQENLAAGTVYLATAKKDRSAYEAYIKALEDVRQFGNLPVPLKIRNPVTKLMEQIGYGKGYKKYTKESLLPEKLKGRKYYKIQK from the coding sequence ATGAATAAACCTTTAGCCGAGATTTTAAGACCCAAAAGCCTTGATGAATTTATAGGACAAGAGCATTTGGTTGGAAAAAATGGAATAGTCAGCCTTCTTCTCAAAAATCAAAAAACCAATTTTCCTTCTCTAATTTTTTGGGGACCACCTGGTGTCGGAAAAACCACTCTCGCAAGAATCATAGCCAGAAGCCTAAACCGAAATTATTTTGAGTTCTCAGCTGTTTCCTCCTCAATCAAAGAAGTAGAAAAAATAGTTAATAGCGAAGAAAATCCGCCTGTCATAGTTATCGATGAGATCCATCGTTTCAACAAATCCCAACAAGCAAAATTTTTGCCTTGGGTTGAGTCGGGCAAAATCGTTTTAATCGGCGCAACCACTGAAAACCCTTCATTTGAGGTAATCTCCCCACTTTTATCAAGAACGAAAATTCTTGTTTTCAAACAACTTGAAAAAGAAGAGCTTGAAAAAATTGCTCAGAAAGGAATTAACTACTTTAAAGCAAAAATTAAAAATGACGCCCTTGATTTTTTGATTGAAAGTTCAAACGGAGACGCAAGAATTCTCTTAAACACGATTGAAGTTGCCGCTTCTTTACTCAAAAAAGGAAAAATGATCGATACCACAACAATTGAGCAAGCATTGCAGAAAAAACAATTAATGTTTGACAAAAAAGGAGAAGAATTTTATAACCTGATTTCAGCCTATATTAAATCAATGAGAGCATCTGATGTTGATGCGGCACTATATTATCTTGCCCGAATGGTTGAGGCAGGGCAAGACCCTTTATATATTGCAAGAAGAATGGTTGTTTTTGCTTCAGAAGACGTAGCATCACCAACTGCTTTAGTAGTTGCAAACTCAGTTTTTCAAGCTTGCCAAGAAATAGGTTATCCTGAATGTCAGGAAAATCTAGCCGCAGGCACGGTTTACCTTGCAACTGCCAAAAAAGACAGAAGCGCTTATGAGGCTTATATAAAAGCTTTGGAAGACGTCCGCCAATTTGGCAATCTACCAGTACCTTTAAAAATCAGAAATCCTGTCACTAAACTAATGGAACAAATAGGCTACGGCAAAGGCTACAAAAAATACACAAAAGAAAGTTTGCTACCAGAAAAATTAAAAGGCAGAAAATATTATAAAATTCAAAAATAA
- a CDS encoding DEAD/DEAH box helicase domain protein: MITEVFFDVETKTFFDESGASKPEELGISIVSLYRRTLDENLNEKEGKMYSFWENEISQMWNLFLDAQRIIGFNSIRFDLPALKPYSPPFFPKLPHFDILQEVKKVFGKRVSLDNIGRETLGITKIDNGANAVLYFQKGDGKSLSLLKKYCEADVDLTRRIYDFALKNKKLRFKDHWNNPQEIEVDFSYSKNSKDNQLGLF, from the coding sequence ATGATTACCGAAGTTTTCTTTGATGTTGAAACAAAAACTTTTTTTGATGAATCCGGAGCCTCAAAACCTGAAGAATTGGGTATTTCTATAGTCTCTCTATACAGAAGAACCCTTGACGAAAATCTAAATGAAAAAGAAGGAAAAATGTACAGCTTTTGGGAAAATGAAATATCTCAAATGTGGAACCTATTTCTTGACGCTCAAAGAATTATTGGTTTTAACAGCATTAGGTTTGATTTGCCAGCCTTAAAACCTTACAGTCCGCCATTCTTCCCCAAACTTCCACACTTTGATATTTTACAAGAAGTGAAAAAAGTGTTCGGCAAAAGAGTTTCTCTTGATAACATAGGTCGAGAGACTCTGGGTATAACCAAGATAGATAATGGGGCAAACGCAGTTCTTTACTTCCAAAAAGGAGACGGCAAAAGCCTCTCGCTCCTTAAAAAATATTGTGAAGCTGATGTTGACCTAACACGTAGAATTTATGATTTTGCTCTGAAAAACAAGAAATTAAGATTTAAAGATCACTGGAACAATCCGCAAGAGATAGAGGTAGACTTTTCATACAGCAAAAATTCAAAAGACAATCAGCTTGGTTTATTTTGA
- a CDS encoding Nudix hydrolase family protein yields the protein MNIIKIKPLLPASSGALVFFRGKILLIKRDNKPNIPHPDMWSIPGGQVEKGESFDEALKRELQEEIGIIPKRYKLLGFLKVKTDKVKRAIYLIKISREEFKKAKLGNEGQEMKWFRPDEIKDLNAVPQVRDFFRKNAGVLSMLIKDCTKIEELKNSLKTKIRKDTEFVLFDFKNNSNSLGNNS from the coding sequence ATGAATATAATAAAAATAAAACCACTACTTCCAGCTTCCTCAGGAGCACTTGTATTCTTTAGAGGAAAAATCTTGCTAATTAAAAGAGATAACAAACCTAATATTCCTCATCCTGATATGTGGTCTATTCCTGGCGGTCAAGTTGAAAAAGGAGAAAGTTTTGATGAAGCTCTAAAAAGGGAATTGCAAGAAGAAATTGGAATAATTCCTAAGAGGTATAAACTACTGGGTTTCCTTAAAGTAAAAACAGACAAAGTAAAAAGAGCTATCTATTTAATAAAAATAAGCAGAGAAGAATTCAAAAAAGCTAAACTGGGCAATGAAGGGCAAGAAATGAAATGGTTCAGACCTGATGAGATAAAAGACTTAAATGCGGTACCTCAAGTGAGAGATTTCTTCCGAAAAAATGCTGGGGTATTAAGCATGCTAATAAAAGACTGTACAAAAATTGAGGAATTGAAAAATTCTCTTAAAACGAAAATAAGAAAGGATACAGAATTTGTGTTATTTGATTTCAAAAACAACAGTAACAGTCTTGGAAACAACTCCTGA